Proteins encoded by one window of Sphingomonas ginkgonis:
- a CDS encoding ribonuclease E inhibitor RraB produces MSLTEENAEALADIAARGTDLTIRRKVDFAHRLYSEANASGFKHAAEKAGYTVRVEVLPSSDLSDGGGVWDVTASLEMVPVVEDLTLHEEVLGGLVQKFDGHSDGWGFESS; encoded by the coding sequence ATGTCACTTACCGAAGAGAACGCTGAAGCTCTTGCTGACATTGCAGCACGAGGAACGGACCTTACCATTCGGCGAAAAGTCGACTTTGCCCACCGGCTCTACTCGGAGGCGAACGCATCTGGGTTCAAACATGCTGCTGAGAAAGCTGGCTACACCGTGCGGGTTGAAGTCCTTCCGTCGTCGGATTTAAGCGACGGCGGCGGCGTTTGGGACGTGACCGCCTCGTTAGAGATGGTGCCCGTCGTGGAAGATCTTACTCTGCACGAAGAGGTGCTGGGCGGACTCGTTCAAAAGTTCGATGGTCACTCGGACGGTTGGGGGTTTGAAAGCTCTTAG
- a CDS encoding DUF1801 domain-containing protein: MTEASPSALIDQRISDLADWRGETLARVRQLIHEAVPDVEEMWKWRGVPVWEKAGIICTGESYKAVVKLTFAHGAALADPTGLFNSSLEGNVRRAIDIREGEEVDEAALKALVREAASYNTAKEKR, encoded by the coding sequence ATGACTGAAGCCAGTCCGTCCGCCCTCATCGACCAGCGCATCTCCGACCTTGCCGACTGGCGCGGGGAGACGCTCGCCAGGGTGCGCCAGCTGATCCACGAGGCCGTACCGGACGTCGAGGAGATGTGGAAGTGGCGCGGGGTGCCGGTGTGGGAGAAGGCCGGGATCATTTGCACCGGCGAGAGCTACAAGGCGGTGGTTAAGCTCACCTTCGCCCATGGCGCGGCGCTGGCGGACCCGACGGGGCTGTTCAACAGCAGCCTGGAAGGGAATGTCCGCCGGGCGATCGACATCAGGGAGGGTGAGGAAGTCGACGAGGCAGCACTCAAGGCGCTCGTGCGGGAAGCGGCGTCGTACAATACTGCGAAGGAGAAGCGGTAA
- the radA gene encoding DNA repair protein RadA, with protein sequence MAKLKSRYVCQACGGVSSRWQGQCPDCAEWNTLAQEANVIGTPFAQKHDLQSGGRAVELVGLDAVVALPRRISSGVAEFDRAVGGGIVPGSVMLLAGDPGIGKSTLLLQVSARVAAAGGGVVYVSGEEAVDQVRLRALRLGLGGAPVRLASVTSVRDILTTLGSGEPPALLVIDSIQTMHSDLIEGAPGTVSQVRASAQELVRFAKDHGTALILVGHVTKDGSIAGPRVLEHMVDAVLNFEGERSHQYRILRAVKNRFGGTDEIGVFAMESEGLSEVPNPSALFLTQRGEPVSGTAVFPALEGTRPVLVEIQALTVRLASGATPRRSAVGWDSGRLAMILAVLEARCGLSFASAEVYLNVAGGYRLSDPAADIAVAAALISSLSERPVPPETVAFGEIALSGEVRPVAHGALRLKEAAKLGFSRAWVPAGLDGKGIELARFGNLRQLVDQLLGR encoded by the coding sequence ATGGCCAAGCTCAAGTCCCGATATGTCTGCCAGGCGTGCGGCGGGGTGTCGTCGCGCTGGCAGGGCCAGTGCCCCGACTGTGCCGAGTGGAACACGCTGGCGCAGGAGGCGAACGTCATCGGCACGCCCTTCGCCCAGAAACATGACCTTCAGAGCGGCGGGCGGGCGGTCGAGCTGGTCGGGCTCGACGCGGTCGTCGCGCTGCCCAGGCGGATCTCGTCCGGGGTCGCCGAGTTCGACCGGGCGGTCGGCGGCGGGATCGTGCCCGGCTCGGTCATGCTGCTCGCGGGCGATCCGGGGATCGGCAAGTCGACGCTCCTGCTCCAGGTCTCCGCCCGCGTCGCGGCGGCGGGCGGCGGGGTCGTCTATGTCTCGGGCGAGGAGGCGGTCGACCAGGTCCGGCTCCGCGCGCTCCGCCTCGGGCTGGGCGGCGCGCCGGTCCGGCTGGCGAGCGTCACCTCGGTCCGCGACATCTTGACCACGCTGGGGTCGGGCGAGCCGCCTGCGCTGCTCGTCATCGATTCCATCCAGACGATGCATTCCGACCTGATCGAGGGTGCGCCCGGCACCGTCAGCCAGGTCCGCGCCTCGGCGCAGGAGCTGGTCCGCTTCGCCAAGGACCATGGCACTGCGCTGATCCTCGTCGGCCATGTCACCAAGGACGGCTCGATCGCGGGGCCGCGCGTGCTCGAGCATATGGTCGACGCGGTGCTCAACTTCGAAGGCGAGCGGTCGCACCAGTATCGCATTCTCCGCGCGGTCAAGAACCGCTTCGGGGGCACCGACGAGATCGGCGTTTTCGCGATGGAGAGCGAGGGGCTGAGCGAAGTGCCCAACCCGTCGGCGCTGTTCCTCACCCAGCGCGGCGAGCCGGTCAGCGGCACTGCGGTGTTCCCCGCGCTCGAGGGCACGCGGCCCGTGCTGGTCGAGATCCAGGCGCTGACCGTCCGATTGGCGAGCGGGGCCACGCCGCGGCGCTCGGCGGTCGGCTGGGACAGCGGCCGGCTGGCGATGATCCTCGCGGTGCTCGAGGCGCGCTGCGGGCTCAGCTTCGCGTCCGCGGAGGTCTATCTCAATGTTGCTGGCGGCTACCGCCTGAGCGACCCCGCAGCGGACATCGCGGTGGCGGCGGCGCTCATCTCCTCGCTGTCGGAGCGGCCGGTTCCCCCCGAGACCGTCGCGTTCGGCGAGATCGCGCTGTCCGGCGAGGTCCGCCCGGTCGCCCACGGCGCGCTCCGCCTCAAGGAGGCGGCCAAGCTCGGCTTCTCGCGGGCGTGGGTCCCGGCCGGTCTCGACGGCAAGGGCATCGAGCTCGCCCGCTTCGGCAATTTGCGCCAGCTGGTCGACCAACTGCTCGGACGGTGA